In the genome of Ignisphaera sp., the window AGAAGCTTGATGTAAAGATAAGATCTGAGAATCCGCTTGATGGATTCAGAGAAGTGGTTGAGGAAATAACGAGGAGAGATCTTGTTAAAATACTTCGGGAAGGTTTTTTGATAGTGAAGCTGCCTGAGGAAATAGGTGAAGAGGTTTCTGAAGAGTAGATGTTTGAAGTGTAATAATGTGAATAGAGATGAAGAAACTTGTCTTTAAACTCGATTACGCTGGGAAAATACTTTCAGGAGAGAAGAGAACAACAATAAGATTATCAACCGATCTGAAAGAAAACGAAATTGTAGAAATTTATGTTGGTCATGTAAGAATAGGAAAAGCCATTGTTAAGAAGGTTCAGAAGAAAAAACTAAGTGAGCTCTCAGATGCTGAAATAAAAGCTGATGGCTTCAACACTAGGGAAGAACTACTAAAGGCCCTTGCAAAAATATATGGCAGCAAAAGAGTTCATTCGGACCCAACAGTCTATATCATAGAATTTCAACTAATGGAATTGTAAAACTTATGCAATATACAACAAAAATTATTAACCTCAAACACAGTTAAAAATAAGTGAAAATTGTGCGGGGGTGCCCGAGCCAGGTCAAAGGGGTCGGGCTTAGGCCCCGATGGCGTAGGCCTGCGTGGGTTCGAATCCCACCCCCCGCACCAACAAACCTTATCTCTATTGATGCACACGCCCTACAATATCTCTACTTTGTGTAATGTCTATAGATAAACAGTTAAATCCATTAATCGAGAACTCTTTTTGGTTAAGAATAGCATCAAGTCTGTTTTTCATAATGTTTACATCTTTATGTATTTTATAATTTGTGATAGGAATAGCGTAAACATTGTCACAAGCTTTCTAGCCTGCTCGTTTGTATGGACAATTGATGGCATTAGATGGGGCATACCGGCAGTCATATACACAATACCATTGATTGTCATGTACATATGCAACGCTTTGTATATTTTTTCACTCAATCTATTCATATATGCCTCTGCAATGTTTCGCGGTTTATTCAATGTGAAGTGTATGCCCATCATACTTCCTACAGAAGTTATC includes:
- a CDS encoding ASCH domain-containing protein, with the translated sequence MKKLVFKLDYAGKILSGEKRTTIRLSTDLKENEIVEIYVGHVRIGKAIVKKVQKKKLSELSDAEIKADGFNTREELLKALAKIYGSKRVHSDPTVYIIEFQLMEL